The Sinomonas sp. P10A9 genome contains the following window.
GTCCAGGTTCTGCCCCGTCATCGCGGCGACGCTCTTGACGTGTCCCACGTTCTCGGCGACGAGGACGAGCACCACGGGCACGAACAACCCGAGCACGCCCACGTTGAACGAGGGCGTCTGGAAGTGCGGCAGCCCGATCCACGCCGCCGCGTCGATGCGCGAGAAGTCGACCTCGCCACGCCATACGGCCACGAGGTATCCGACCACCACACCGACGAGGATGCTGAGCCGCCCCAGGATTCCGCGGAACAGCACGGAGACGAGGATGATCGCGAGCAGCGTGATCAGCGCGGTGACCGGAGCGGCGTCGAAGTTCATCTTCGCGGCGGGCGCGAGGTTGAGCCCGATGAGCGCCACGATCGTGCCGGTCACAACGGGTGGCATGACGATGTTGATCCAGTGCGCGCCGAACTTCTGGACCACCGCTCCGACCGCCGCGAGCACGACGCCGGCCACGACCACGCCGCCGAGCGCGCCGGCCACACCGAACTGCTGCTGGGAGGCGAGGATCGGGGCGATGAACGCGAAGGACGACCCGAGGTAGCTCGGCACCCGGCCCCGCGTGATCACGAGGAACAGGAGCGTGCCCACGCCCGAGAAGAACAGGGTCGTGGCGGGCGGCATGTGCGTGAGGATCGGCACGAGGAACGTCGCGCCGAACATCGCGACGACGTGCTGGAGGCCAACGCCGATCGTGATCGGCCACGCGAGCCGCTCCTGCGGGGCCACCACCTCGCCCGGCCTGATGGAGCGGCCGTCCCCGTGGAGCTTCCAGTTGGTTCCGAGCAGGCTCATCGAGCGCCTTCCGATGCGAGGGGGTGAGGTGGCCGGTGGATATCTTATCCCCGTGCGTCACCGCCTCGCGGCCCGGTCAGGAGTGCACCCACTTCACCACGTGACGGGCGACCGCGACCGCCTCTCCTTCCACGCGCGCCTCGACGGCCGCCGTGGCTCGCAGGGCGGCGGGGTCATACTCCTCCCACTCGTGGCGGAGCGCGAGAGTCTGCCCGGGGAATACCGGTTGGATGAACCGGATGCGGTCGTATCCAAGGGAAACCGGCGTGAACCCCTTCGGGCGCGCGTCCTCGAGGGCCCGCGCGGCGACCGCGGACATGAATCCGACGATGAGCGCCCCGTGGATCTGCCGCGTTCCGAATGGGGTGCCGCGCATGTACTCCTCGTCGGTGTGGTTGCTCGCGAAGTCGCCGGTGATCCCCGCGAAGAGCACGAGGTCCGTCTCGGTGACCGTCTTGCGGAAGACGGTCACGTGGCCGGGATCGAAGGGCGCGCTGTCCATGTGGCTCCTGACGTGGTCGAGTTGGGTGGTCCGTGGAACGGGCAGCTACATCGTGAGCCCGCCGGAGACGGACAGCACCTGGCCGGTGGTGAATCCGGCCTCCGCCGAGGCGAGGTGCGCTATCGCCGCCGCCACCTCCTCGGGCCGTGCCGCCCGGCCCTTGGGCACGGCCCTGAGGGTCCCCGCCATGACCTTCCCCGTGAGGCCGTCGGCGGCGAGCATGCCCGCGAGGAGCCCGGTGTCGGTGGGGCCGGGGGAGACGACGTTGATCGTCACATCTGTGCGGGCGGTCTCGCGGGCCACGGCTCGCGCGAGCCCGTGCAGTCCCGCCCGCGCGGACGACGACGCGGCGTCGCCGAGGGTGCCCGCCTTGCCGCTGTCTGACCCGACGAGCACGATCCGGCCGAATCCGGCCTCGACCATCTCGGGGAGGACGGCGC
Protein-coding sequences here:
- a CDS encoding uracil-xanthine permease family protein, producing the protein MSLLGTNWKLHGDGRSIRPGEVVAPQERLAWPITIGVGLQHVVAMFGATFLVPILTHMPPATTLFFSGVGTLLFLVITRGRVPSYLGSSFAFIAPILASQQQFGVAGALGGVVVAGVVLAAVGAVVQKFGAHWINIVMPPVVTGTIVALIGLNLAPAAKMNFDAAPVTALITLLAIILVSVLFRGILGRLSILVGVVVGYLVAVWRGEVDFSRIDAAAWIGLPHFQTPSFNVGVLGLFVPVVLVLVAENVGHVKSVAAMTGQNLDDMAGRALMADGAATVLAGLGGGSGTTTYAENIGVMAATKVYSTAAYWVAGLAALLLSFSPKFGELIATVPAGVLGGAATMLYGMIGVLGVKIWVQNRVNFSNPINLTTAAVALIVGIADYTWKLGGLAFAGIALGSAAALIVFHGMTALARWRGTATEDAVEPAASGIGE
- a CDS encoding MaoC family dehydratase; translation: MDSAPFDPGHVTVFRKTVTETDLVLFAGITGDFASNHTDEEYMRGTPFGTRQIHGALIVGFMSAVAARALEDARPKGFTPVSLGYDRIRFIQPVFPGQTLALRHEWEEYDPAALRATAAVEARVEGEAVAVARHVVKWVHS
- a CDS encoding SDR family NAD(P)-dependent oxidoreductase — translated: MGTFSGRRVLLVGTGGIGAAVALRLAAEGSRVFGTYRSDHDGAAALGARLPAGSWAGSARLDAADPASVDDVAGPGGSAGAALGGIDTLVVTTGHRHPLEILAKTDPAVIQDIVRTELVGPMLLVRAVLPEMVEAGFGRIVLVGSDSGKAGTLGDAASSSARAGLHGLARAVARETARTDVTINVVSPGPTDTGLLAGMLAADGLTGKVMAGTLRAVPKGRAARPEEVAAAIAHLASAEAGFTTGQVLSVSGGLTM